The Puniceicoccus vermicola DNA segment GGAGGAGGTTCGCGGCTTGATTGCGCGCAGCAATATCCCCGCCCCTGAGCCAGTCCATGGGGGAGTCGCGTTACCGCCGGAAAATCCGGATTTACTTCATCAGCAGCATCGACCGGGACTGTTTAATGACCCGAGAGATGTGGCGCTGCTGTTTGGAAGTCAAACCGGTGTACTTACGCGGAAGGATCTTGCCCGTGTCGGTGACAAAGCGGGTGAGTTCCTCGGTATCGCGAAAAGTGAGATCGGTAGGATTCTTGGCGTTAGATTCTGTGCCTTCGTTTTCAGACATAAGCGATGAAAAGTATAGGAGGAGGAGGGTACGGCAAGCATAATATTTGCAGAAGTTTTCAAGGGGCGAAGTTTCAGGTTGAAAGTAGGGCAGTAGCTTCAGCTGCGCCCAATGCGTTGCCCCTCAGCCTGTTCAGCCTCTCCGCTTTGGGAGCGCTCAAGAGGATTCTATTCTCGGGGGCCGAGGTGTGTTCGAGAAAATTTGAAGAGAACCTGGCATTCGCGCACAGGCTGGCAGCCTGTGGTACTTTTGTTAGGCCGATGCGTTGCCTCTTCGCTCGCGCTGGCCCTCGGCCGTCCTCCCAGGGGATGTCAGTCCCGTCTCCTCTGCGAGTCCGGAAAGCCAGGCCGCGCAGCTGAAGCTGAGCGGTTACGGAAATGCGCCTTTCTGGAGTAGGGCAGTAGCTTTAGCTGCGCCCAACGCGCTGCCCCTCAGCCTGTTCTGCCCCTCCGCTTTGGGAGCGCTCAAGAAGATTCGATTCTCGGGTGCCGAGGTGTAATCGAGAAAATGCGAAGGGTCTAGGAATTCGCGCACAGGCTGGCAGCCTGTGGTACTTTTGCTGCGCGACCTCACCGCCTAGGCCACCGCCAAATCCCTCTTTACCACGAACTCCGGTATCGCACCGCCTCGTAGTAATCGGGGCGGACGGAGGAGAGGAAGCGGCTGGGTTGCAATCGACGTGGGGGGCCGCCTTGTGACTGGACCATGGGGTAGGAGAGGAAGAGTTCGTCTTGGGCGCGGGTGACCGAAACGTAGAAGAGGCGGGTTTCCTCATCGAGATTCCCTTCTTCGACGGCTCGATTCAGGGGGAACATCCCGTCGGCGAGGCCGAGGATGAAGACCACTGGGAATTCGAGGCCTTTGGACTGGTGGATGGTGGTTAAACGGATCGTCTCTTCTCCCGGCTCGATCGAACGGTCGCTCGCTTCCGAGTTGAGAAGAATGAGCTGGGCGAGCAGTTCGCTCAGCTCTTCGAATCGCGAGGCGAACCCCACGACCCCAGTCAGGTCTTCCTCGCGGGATTTCCAGTTGGGATAAAGAGTCCGCAGGTAGGTGCCGTACCAGCCTTCGACGGCGAGGCGAACGACTTCGTCCGGGCTCTCGTCGTGCGCTGCGTGATAACAGTCGCGCAGGGTGGTTGCCAGAGATTCCCAGTCGTCGCGGGCGGGTGCAGGGACCTTTGCCACCACGGCTTTGGCGCCAAGGACATCGAAGAAGTTCTGTTGGTTTTTCTCCGCAAAATCGACGATGAAGGCGTACAGTTTCTCGGCGGTGCGGGGACCCACTTTAGGGAGGAGGCCGGCGAAGCGGAGGAAGGCGGTGATGTCGCGTGGGTTGGCCACGAAGCGGATCTGGGCGACGATGTCCTTTACGTGGGCCTGTTCGAAGAATCGGACTCCGCTGGTGATTTGGAAGGGGATGCCGGTTCGCGATAGCTCCATCTGCAGGTCCATTGCCTGGAAATGGGCCCGGTAGAGGATGACGATGTCGCCGTAACTCCGACCGTTATCGACCATTTGCGAAATTGTGCGAATGACGAATTCGGCCTGTTGGGTCGTATCGACCGTGGAGACGAGAATGGGCTTATTTCCATCCGGACGTACGGCTCGCAGCTCTTTGCGGAAGCCTCCTCCGGTGTGGCCGTCAAGGACGCTGTTGGCGAAGGAGAGAATTTGCGGGGTGCTGCGGTAATTCGTCTCGATCTTGAAGATATTCCCGCCGGGATGACGGTCGGGGAAGGTCATGATGTTATTCAGCTCAGCCCCCCGCCAGGTGTAGATGCATTGGGAGTCGTCACCCACGGCCATGACTCGGTGGTGCGAGCCGATGGTGTCGACAATCGCGGCCTGAAGCCGGTTGGTGTCCTGATATTCGTCGACGAGAACCTGATCGAATTTCTGGGTGCAGTAGTGCAGAAAGGAAGGATCCGTCTTTAATAGTTTGAGCCAGAGTTCCAGGAGGTCGTCGTAGTCGGCGACATCCTGCTTACGCTTTTCCTTTTCATAGGCGGCGGCGAATCGTCCGATGTCCGGGCCCAGATTGGCAGGATAGGGGTAGCGCTCGCGGGCCATCACCCCGACGTCTTCCAAGGTATTGCGCGCGTAGCTGATGAGGTTGGCGATAACCTTCGGCTTCGGGTTGTTTTTGTCCTTGAGAAATTTCGGGTCAACGCGGCGAATCACATCCGAGAGGAGCGATTCGGAATCGCTTTGGTCGAGGATGTTAAACCCGGGATTGACTCCGACGGGTCCGCCAAATCTCCGCAACAGTCGTTGGCCGATATGGTGAAAGGTGCCGCCCCAGAAAAGCTTGGAGGAAACTCCGGTAAGATCGGCCACCCGATCCAACATTTCCCGTGCTGCCTTGTTCGTGAAGGTGAGGAGAAGAATGGCGCTCGGGTCCACCCCTTGGTCGAGAAGCCAGGCCACCCGGTAGGTGAGAGTTCGGGTCTTCCCGGATCCGGCGCCCGCCAAAACCAGAGACGGGCCAAAAGGAGCCGTCACCGCGGCATATTGCTCCTCGTTCAATTCCTCTTCGAAATTGATGCCGGAGGTGAACTGAGGCTCGGGGCCCTCTGCCGCTTCAAAAAAGTCCATCCTTCCGATGTTTGGAGAGGAGTGGTTGCGCTGCAAACTTGAAAATAGGGCAAGAGGCAAGAGGCAAGGGGCGAGGGGTTAGGGGAGAGGAGCGGATGCTTCGGGAAGAAGCGGGGTTTTGGGGCGCGGAGACGTCGCCCCCGGTAGCGCGGCTTGGCCCAAGCCGCATCCCTGGTTCGTGAAAATGCTCTTGTAGGGGACAAGTATAGAGACTCCTCCCTTGCTTGCAGGGGAGGTGCTTCCATCGGAAGCGGAGGGGTTCTGCTGGTCCGGACGACCCTGTCTGCATTCAAGGGCCTAAAAATCTTCAAACCGGTAAACCTTCTCATCTTGCCCACGATAGCCCGGCTTGGCCCAAGCCGCACCCCACCCAGGAATACAGCAAGAATTTTTGCTAGCGGTCCGGTAAGGTTTCTGTCGGATTCCCTATCCCGCTCCAAATTGCCGCCAGGAGGCTTCCGCTCAGGTTGTGCCAGATACTGAAAATGGCACCGGGCAGGGCGGCCGCGGCCGAAAAATATTGGAGGGCAAGAGTGACGCTGAGGCCTGAGTTCTGCATGCCCACCTCGATGGCGATGGTGCGGCTGGTGATCCGATCACAACGGAAGAGACGGGAGAGACCGTATCCGAAGCCTAAGCCCGTGGCGTTGTGGAGAATGACGGCGACGAAGATCAGGAGACCGCTGTGCAAGAGGTTCTCCCGGTTGAGGGCGACGATAATGGCGATGATGAAGACAATCGCTGCGACGGAGAGGAGGGGGAAAACGGAGCGAATCGAGTCGAGCCGACTGCGGAGGGCCGAATTGATTGCGGTCCCGACAAGGACAGGAGCGGCCACGATTTTCAAAATGCTGACGAGCATAGCTCCAGCGGGAACTGGCACCGTTTGGTGCAGGTAGAGCCAAGTGAGGGCCGGAGTGAGTACGATGGCGGCGATGGTCGAAGCGAGAGTTAGGTTTACGGAAAGAGCCAGTCGTCCCCCGGCGAGGTAGCAAATGACGTTGGAGGCGGTCCCTCCGGCACTCGCACCGACGAGGACCATTCCCGTCAGTTCCGCCGGAGTTAAGTTCAGAAGGGTTCCAATCAGATAGGCCGCAGCGGGCATGATCCCGAACTGCAGCATCATGCCGATTCCAAGCAGCTTGGGTGTGCGAAAGACCTCACGAAACTCATTCCAAGTCAGCGATAGCCCCATTCCGAGCATGATGATCGCCAGCAAGGGAACAATGGCGTTCTTGCAGGCGACAAGCGGATCGGGCCAGACCAAGGCCAATGCCGAGCCGAGCAGGGCCCAGATCGGGAAAAGGCGGGTCGTCAGGGTAAGCATGATTCCTTCTCTCTTCATGAAAGGATTGGCCCCAATCCGCAATGATAGATCTGTGACGTAAGTCTGTCTGCATTGGGGACGAAGAGCTTTCAAGCTCTGTGGGAGTGTTCCTTTAGGTCTGCCTCTGCTGCTTTTGCAAGTAGGGCAGTAGCTTCAGCTGCGCCTGCGTTTGCCTCTCCGCCTCTGAATGCCCAGAGATTTGAACGTTTGCGGAGATTGGGTCGGCTTTCAATCACAGGCTGGCAGCCTGTGGTACTCTTGCTGCGCCTAGCGTTGCCTCTGCGGCTGTATCGACGAAACCTTACGGCAGTACATAGGCTCGCGCTTCGGGATTCCAGATAAACTGATCCCGGTTGGCGGCGATCCAGTCGGCGACGTCAATGGGATCCCCAATGGCACCGGTATGAAGGCGGACCGCCTTGAGGACTTGATCGGTCCGGTATCCGTCTTTCGCATTTTCTCGGAGAGCTCGTTCGGCGAGCTCCAAACTGCCGGATGCGCCGTGTTCCAAAGCGATCGGAACCATGTTGGCTCGCTGGTATCGATTGGATAGGCGAGGGAGGGCGGTTTCGATCGCAGGGCGAGGATCGACGTCGGGGAGGCTGGCTAACATTTGTGCAGCTTCGCCGGGTCTATCCCCATACCGGGCGTGCTCAAAAAGAGCGTCTTCGGCGCGGTCGGGGTTGAGGCGGATGGCCGCTTCCATGAGATCTCGATAGTTCCCAGTGTGTTGGTTGTTTTCAAATTGTTGGGTTCCGGCGATTACTCCCATGAGTTGGTCTTCCACTTCCGTTACCTGATAGTCCTTGATGAAATCGACAAAGGCACCGGATTTTCGAAATTGACGGATGACCTCCTCGCGATGGTCTTCGGGGATTCGACCCTTCAGAGCGTCAACGAGTGCCATCCGCTGAGCCCAGTCTTGAGAGCCGACTAAATTGAGGCGCTCCATCAAGAGGTCGATCGAGTCTGGTCCCATTTCGCGCATTTGTTTTACCAGATCGTTGTTCGAACTGTAGTGATTTTGGCCCAAAAATCTGCGTAGGATTGCGTCGATTTTTCCTTCGGTCGTGGGGTAGTCCGAAAGATCGATTCGGTGGTATTGGTTTCGACGTCCCATCACCTCCCGGATTTTGTCGCTTCCTTTTGGATCCTCTGCCAGTCCGGCCAATTTGGTGCTAAACCATTCGGTATCGGCGAACTTCGCTTCCAGGGCCTCATCGATGGCAGCTTGGAGGACTGCTTCCGACATGAGTTCTTCCTCAACGGTGGGTTCTGACTTGGATCGCTCCCATCCCTTGGAAAATTGGTCGCCGCTGTTTTCTGATATCTTTCTGGGGTTGTCGGACGGGTTCGTTTCGTCGGGAGATTGCAGCAGGACGATAATTAACGCGCATGCCCCGAAGAGGCAGCCGAGTATGCCGGGGATATTTTGCATGAAACTGACTAAAATCAGAGCGTTTCTTCCTGGGTAAGGCAAGGCTCAATCGGTTCCTCATGGAGGGGGGGCGGGGGCGACCTACTGATTGTTCAGGAGAGGAGAACGATGGTCTCCGATAGGATTTTAAAGGGTAAAAGCTCTTCCGTCCTCGCATGACTTTCCCCGCGTAAGCCTGTCGAATGCAGTCGTGCGATTTCAATGTCTTCATTGGGGATTTAGCGGAGAGGGTCATTTCCTGCAAAAAATTGAGAGACTGCCTTTGCCTGGTCCTATTGGTTCGGGGAATGGCAGAAGCACTCCCTGCCGTGTCGGGACGATCTATTGACAGGTTTGTCAGCAGGAATCATCTTGGTGGGTATGACATTGGACACCAAAATTGAAGAAGCGCTAAATCACCAAATTAATCAAGAGATGGCTGCGGCCTATAGCTATTTGGCGGCCTCTGCTTGGTTCGATGAGAATAATTTCGACGGTTTCTCCAAATGGATGGATCTCCAGCGCCAGGAAGAATTAGAGCACGCTGGGAAGCTGATCGATTACTTGCACGACCGAGGCGGGAAACTCAGCCTGGAAGCGGTACAAAAACCGAAGGCCGAGTTTCAATCGGTCATGGAAGTTTTCGAGAGTGCTCTCCGCAACGAGGAGAATAATACGCGTTCGATTCACGCCCTCTACAAGCTATCGGCAGAACAAGACGACTATCCCACCCAGTCCTTCCTGAAGTGGTTTATCGACGAACAAGTCGAGGAGGAGAGGACGATGAATGATGCGATCGGAATGCTCGAACTCGCGGGTGATGACCGTTCTGCCCTTTTGGTTTTAAATCAGCAGATGGGCCAGCGCCGTCCGGAAACGGATTAATTCGCTGAAAGGCAGCCGTGATTGATCACCCCCGAGTTTGAGTTCCTCCGGTCACTGATTTTGCCATACCGACCGGTTTGGGTGTATTTCTTCGTTTTGTGGGTTTCGGTTCCGCACCGCAGCGGATCGAGCGCCGCCCTAACTCGTTTTTCTGAAGCGGAATGCCTCAAGAATCATTCTGTATCGGGTAACCGTCCGAGATAACGGGCAACGATAATTGCTCTTAGTTCTTCGGTTGTGGCGGGAATTGGTCGAGTATTGAGGTAATGATTTTTTGAATATTTTCCTGATCGGGAGCATCCTTGCCAAGCCTCTGAGACAGGGCTCCGCGCCAAACCAGTTCTTGGGAAAGGTTGTCAATCACGTCGATGACAAAAGTCCCTTCCTCATACTCTCGGTAGGAAACATCGGCAGTATCGATCGATCCGTAGAATGGTGAACGTGGAGAAGCGCCTGTGGTGACGATGAAAGAATCGATATCGGTCCTTGTCTTTGTGATCGTGTCAAAAGCGACAAGGAACTCGGCTTCGGTCGAACTCCGAATATATCCTCGCTTTTCGAGGGTCTCAACAATGGCTCTTTCAATCCTTCGGTCGACGATGGGGCTTAATATAACTTCTCGGAACTCTCCGTTGTTCACCCGGGTTGCTAGATCAAAAGTCGTGTAAGTGTTCAATCGCTCCGAAGCTCCGTGGTCATAGTCGACCATAGGTGTCGTGGTGCATCCGGAGAGAAACCATAAGGCTGCAAGGGCGGGATAAAAAGCGAAGCGCATGGATAGAAAGTCTTCATTTCGGTGACGGAATCAAGTGAGTTTGTCGCAATCTCATTCCCCGCCTCGGCTGAAAATCCTCTTGAGGGGGGACTTCCCCGAGCCTAGGGAAAGGGGCACGGCGTTCGACCGTAGGCTGGTCGCCTGTGGTGCTTGGGGAGGAACCGACTTGATTCAGAGTTTGGCCTTTTCCCCCAAAAAAAAACAGGGGGCATGGCTGCCCCCTGTTGAAAGTTGAGAGGGACGGGAATGTCCCTCTTTCTTTGTCTGGAAAAGGTTCTTAGAACTGCAGACCTGCGCGAATCGTGGCACCGTCAAAAGCAGTGTCAGTTCCATCCTGAATTCCGAAGATGGAGACGTCCGATTTGCTGATGTTGAACAGGTAGCCACCACCGACGAAGATGTCGAGGCTGTCGGAGATTGGGAAGTAGTAGTCAGCACCCACGTACACGGCGGCTGCGTCGTCGAGATCCACCTTCGCCCGTTCGCTTTCCTCTGCGTCCGAGGCGGAGAGGTAAACGCTGCTATCCACGAATTGATACTGGATCGAAGCGCTGAGCGTGAGGGACGACGAATCGGTCACGGGAATCAGAAAATCGATCCCGCCGCCAGCAGAGATGATTCCGGCATCACCACTGAGGCCGATGGAGGCGCCGTCGAAAGAGTCGCTTTCCGATTCCAACTCCCAGTTGGTGTATCCAACCAGTCCAAAAATTCGGAGGTTCTCGGTGAGATAGACTCCAGCGTGGGCTTCGCCGCCGACAGCGTAGTCCCATTCGTCTTCACCCGGGAAAATGTAGTTTCCGGAGACGTTGGCGAAAAAGGATCCCTTCGTCGAGGAGGCGGAGTTGTCCGCTTGTTGGCCAAACGCCGAAAGGCTGAAGGCTGATACTAAGGGGAGGAGAAGCAGAGACTTATTCATAGCTTAGTTTTTGAGGTTTTGTGCGTGTGGTAGGGGATTTGTTTTCCTTACCGAGTAGAGTTAGGATTTGATCCGAGAAATGGGGTGTCTGTCAAGACCGGGATGGGAGCATGTCGGAGTGCGAGCAATACTAGCTAGAATGCAACGAGAAGAGAAATACCAGAGGGAATTCAACCGAAACCCGTTTGGAAGACTGAGGGTGAGAGGGCTGACAATTCCCATTGGGATGCTTTCTTCAGCCGGGAAGATTTGTTTAGCAATGGTCGCTGTTCAGTAGAATTTTGACAGTCATTTTGAATAGCTTGGAATCTTAGGGTAG contains these protein-coding regions:
- the rpsR gene encoding 30S ribosomal protein S18; this encodes MSENEGTESNAKNPTDLTFRDTEELTRFVTDTGKILPRKYTGLTSKQQRHISRVIKQSRSMLLMK
- a CDS encoding DUF4136 domain-containing protein — its product is MRFAFYPALAALWFLSGCTTTPMVDYDHGASERLNTYTTFDLATRVNNGEFREVILSPIVDRRIERAIVETLEKRGYIRSSTEAEFLVAFDTITKTRTDIDSFIVTTGASPRSPFYGSIDTADVSYREYEEGTFVIDVIDNLSQELVWRGALSQRLGKDAPDQENIQKIITSILDQFPPQPKN
- a CDS encoding ferritin, encoding MTLDTKIEEALNHQINQEMAAAYSYLAASAWFDENNFDGFSKWMDLQRQEELEHAGKLIDYLHDRGGKLSLEAVQKPKAEFQSVMEVFESALRNEENNTRSIHALYKLSAEQDDYPTQSFLKWFIDEQVEEERTMNDAIGMLELAGDDRSALLVLNQQMGQRRPETD
- a CDS encoding bile acid:sodium symporter family protein; amino-acid sequence: MKREGIMLTLTTRLFPIWALLGSALALVWPDPLVACKNAIVPLLAIIMLGMGLSLTWNEFREVFRTPKLLGIGMMLQFGIMPAAAYLIGTLLNLTPAELTGMVLVGASAGGTASNVICYLAGGRLALSVNLTLASTIAAIVLTPALTWLYLHQTVPVPAGAMLVSILKIVAAPVLVGTAINSALRSRLDSIRSVFPLLSVAAIVFIIAIIVALNRENLLHSGLLIFVAVILHNATGLGFGYGLSRLFRCDRITSRTIAIEVGMQNSGLSVTLALQYFSAAAALPGAIFSIWHNLSGSLLAAIWSGIGNPTETLPDR
- a CDS encoding ATP-dependent helicase — its product is MDFFEAAEGPEPQFTSGINFEEELNEEQYAAVTAPFGPSLVLAGAGSGKTRTLTYRVAWLLDQGVDPSAILLLTFTNKAAREMLDRVADLTGVSSKLFWGGTFHHIGQRLLRRFGGPVGVNPGFNILDQSDSESLLSDVIRRVDPKFLKDKNNPKPKVIANLISYARNTLEDVGVMARERYPYPANLGPDIGRFAAAYEKEKRKQDVADYDDLLELWLKLLKTDPSFLHYCTQKFDQVLVDEYQDTNRLQAAIVDTIGSHHRVMAVGDDSQCIYTWRGAELNNIMTFPDRHPGGNIFKIETNYRSTPQILSFANSVLDGHTGGGFRKELRAVRPDGNKPILVSTVDTTQQAEFVIRTISQMVDNGRSYGDIVILYRAHFQAMDLQMELSRTGIPFQITSGVRFFEQAHVKDIVAQIRFVANPRDITAFLRFAGLLPKVGPRTAEKLYAFIVDFAEKNQQNFFDVLGAKAVVAKVPAPARDDWESLATTLRDCYHAAHDESPDEVVRLAVEGWYGTYLRTLYPNWKSREEDLTGVVGFASRFEELSELLAQLILLNSEASDRSIEPGEETIRLTTIHQSKGLEFPVVFILGLADGMFPLNRAVEEGNLDEETRLFYVSVTRAQDELFLSYPMVQSQGGPPRRLQPSRFLSSVRPDYYEAVRYRSSW